The following coding sequences are from one Nicotiana tomentosiformis chromosome 3, ASM39032v3, whole genome shotgun sequence window:
- the LOC138908029 gene encoding uncharacterized protein: MIQHPDKNFIDPIPIGIHKKPYYCAHVEDESDGNPWFHDIKEYLAKGEYLEHANHTQKHTLRRLANHFFQNGGILYKRTLDLGLLWCVDAKEAFRLLEKIHARTCGPPMNGFVLAKKILRAWYFWMTMETDCIKYVQKYHQCQIHADMIRVPPNELNATSAPWPFSAWGMGVIGPIEPAASNGHKVILVAIDYFTK; this comes from the coding sequence atgatacaacacccagacaagaatttcatcgatcctatcccaataggaattcataagaaGCCatattattgtgctcatgttgaagatgaaagtgatggaaatccatggttccacgatatcaaagaatacttggcaaaaggagagtacctggagcacgcaaatcatactcagaaacaCACACTCCGAAGGTTAGCTAACCATTTCTTTCAAAACGgaggaattttgtacaaaaggactcTTGACCTGGGGTTACTatggtgtgtcgatgccaaggaagcatTCAGATTGCTCGAGAAAATACATGCCAGAACTTGCGGGCCACCCATGAATGGTTTTGTCTtagccaagaaaatactaagagcatggtatttctggatgaccatggaaacagactgcatcaagtatgtACAAAAgtatcaccaatgccagatacatgcggatatgatacgagtgccacccaatgaactcaatgcaacaagtgcaccctggcctttctccgcttggggcatGGGCGTCATCGGTCCGatcgaacccgctgcttcaaatgggcataaagttattctagtggccatagactatttcacaaaatga
- the LOC138908030 gene encoding uncharacterized protein: MPMRTLAKWQILMSEFDIIYVTHKAVKGQALVDHLAENPVDGEYQPLKTYFPDEEVLFVGEDITEAYDGWRMFFDGAANFKGVGIGAVLVSETDQYYPVSAKLKFPCTNNMEEYEACILGLRLAIDMNVQKLLVIGDSDLLVHQVLGEWDTKNTKILPYLYCVQELIKRFTKIEFKHVLRV, translated from the coding sequence atgcctatgagaacgttagcaaaatggcagatattgatgagtgagttcgacatcatttatgtaactcaTAAGGCGGTCAAAGGGCAAGCGTTGGTGgatcatttggcagaaaatcctgtagaCGGAGAATACCAACCATTGAAAACATATTTTCCCGACGAGGAGGTATTGTTTgtgggagaagatatcaccgaagcatacgatggttggagaatgttcttcgatggagctgcaaacttcaaaggagtgggtatcggAGCTGTCTTAGTGTCAGAAACAGACCAATactatccggtatccgcaaaactcaagtttccatgtaccaacaatatggaagaatatgaggcttgcatcttgggactcaggttagccattgacatgaatgttcagAAATTGCTGGTGATTGGAGATTCCGACCTTTTGGTGCATCAGGTTTTAGGAGAATGGgatacaaagaataccaaaatattgccatatctGTACTGTGtgcaagagctgatcaagaggttcacgaagatagaattcaaacatgttctgaGGGTttag